The genomic segment TGTTGAATATCTTCTCTTTCTGCACCAAGTCTTGCTCGGCAAAATGCAGGCGTCTTTCGGCCTCCTCCACAATAGGCGGCTTTTCGCCGGTGGTATCGGATTGCAGCTGCGCCCCGTACAGGGCGAGTTGCGCCTCTATTTGCTGAATTTCCTCGCTTTGCCGAATGGAATACATCCGCACGACGGTGTCGCCGGCGGCGATGAATCGTTGGGGAGGCAGGTCGAAACGCAAGCCCGCGATGTCGCCTTGGTCAAATTGGTAGGCATCAATCTGGTGGGTCGCTCCGATGCGATGGTCGCGGACGATAGAAGTGATGCGCCCCGTGCGGTCTTGCAGCACTACCCACTCGCGGGCGGGATGGACACGCCCGATGCTCTCCGCCGTGAAGGGGATTTCGATAGGCAGCCAAAGCGCGGCCATTAAAACGCCGATAATGATTAACCCGCCAAGCAGCCGTTTCAAATCGCTGAAAGATGTGGTTGAAAAGTTAGGAAACAGAGGAGCCTTGCCGCGCCTTTTCGCTTGCCAACACCGCTGCCAACGTTGGGTTCAGATGCTCGACTGAATGACAGCGCGCAATCACATTGAACACCGGCGGCAGCCCGCGCTACGATACGAGGTTTGCGGTTGGAGGGTTGCGGCAAGGCAGCCCCATAGCGAACGCAAGGTTACGGAGGAGATTGGCAATACTCGAATAACAAGCGCACGAAATCCTTCACCTACTTCTTTACACTTATCGAACGGGTAGGCCGTTGGCCTGCTTTCAGGAAATAAATCCCGTCGGGCAAGACCGTCAAATCAAGCGTGAGAGAGGTGCTCGATGCGTCGGCATCCGAAAAAAACACCTGCTTGCCTGTCGCGTCAGTCACTCTGAGCAGCCCCAATGGCTGGTCGGAACGGAGGGTGACATGGCCGGAGGTGGGGTTGGGGAAAATGCGCAGCGAGGCATCCGGGTATGGTTCAGCCGTGCCGACGGTCAGCGAGTTGGGCGCATTGAAGGTGCGCGGCATGAAAGTAAAATCGCCCGTGCCGTTGGGGTATCGTCCGAAGGTGGTGTCCACCTTTTGCGGGCCAAAAGAAAGGCTGTCAATCACGCCCCCCGCCCCATTGGAGAGCATGAGAAACTCGCCTTCGCCGCTGATTTTAAAATTGGCGTGCAAAGGGCCTTGGGCTTGGTCTTCGTCGCACCAGATGA from the Saprospiraceae bacterium genome contains:
- a CDS encoding lamin tail domain-containing protein, which produces MRFVLVFYLACLFAWSVAAQHDLRIKRVDFDFARLAPPAVSLQAGDVVINEFLALNQNAETDEAGQHDDWLELYNNTSIPISLDGVYLTDKADNPTKWPFPAGTTIAPNGFLIIWCDEDQAQGPLHANFKISGEGEFLMLSNGAGGVIDSLSFGPQKVDTTFGRYPNGTGDFTFMPRTFNAPNSLTVGTAEPYPDASLRIFPNPTSGHVTLRSDQPLGLLRVTDATGKQVFFSDADASSTSLTLDLTVLPDGIYFLKAGQRPTRSISVKK